A single genomic interval of Sphaerodactylus townsendi isolate TG3544 linkage group LG08, MPM_Stown_v2.3, whole genome shotgun sequence harbors:
- the LOC125438527 gene encoding matrix metalloproteinase-23-like, producing MGPFLCPQVPGWHVGTITAILLSMLLAFPWILQKADRGYKGERPASSVSATSATQEFDRVVARRRRYAINPLGYKWDHVNLTYRIVRFPSTLNKADTQRAIAKAFQMWSDVSPLTFRRLPPTEQADITIGFYTFNHTDCWFSPLHPCFDGLNGELAHAFLPPRGEIHFDNHEFWILGRSRFSWKQGVWLNDLVQVAAHEIGHALGLWHSQDIRALMHPNATYSRTWRIGQDGVPTRSHPKKAALLVRARPGRAVQNSCVDEKRQCPSWAQQGFCTRQRDFMKRHCPRICNACFEHPSTSTSSSSPARPSLTQLRFISKGRVITFRCGLSSSTSDLRISWYKDGEPLSRSLPGFELLPSQDLRVIATEFSEGRYACLIRRGGRTLRVNSWQVKLKGKAPLIGLGKEAGAAH from the exons ATGGGGCCTTTTCTGTGCCCCCAAGTGCCCGGGTGGCACGTGGGGACAATCACAGCCATTCTGCTTTCGATGCTGCTGGCGTTCCCTTGGATTCTGCAAAAGGCTGACCGTGGTTACAAG GGAGAAAGACCGGCCTCATCTGTGTCAGCAACTTCTGCTACCCAGGAATTTGACAGAGTCGTGGCCAGGAGGAGGCGCTATGCCATCAACCCTCTGGGCTATAAGTGGGACCATGTGAATCTGACTTACAG GATCGTGCGGTTCCCCAGCACCCTCAACAAGGCagacacccaaagagccattgcAAAAGCCTTCCAAATGTGGAGCGATGTTTCGCCCCTCACCTTCCGGCGGCTACCTCCTACCGAGCAGGCAGACATCACCATCG GATTCTACACCTTCAATCACACCGACTGTTGGTTCTCCCCTCTGCATCCGTGCTTCGACGGGCTCAACGGGGAACTGGCTCACGCCTTCCTGCCTCCCCGCGGCGAAATCCACTTCGACAACCACGAGTTTTGGATTCTGGGCCGCTCGCGCTTCAGTTGGAAGCAAG GTGTCTGGCTCAACGACCTGGTTCAGGTGGCGGCTCACGAGATTGGCCATGCTCTGGGCCTGTGGCACTCCCAGGACATCCGGGCTCTCATGCACCCCAATGCGACCTACAGCAGGACGTGGCGCATCGGCCAGGATGGCGTTCCTACAAGGAGCCATCCAAAAAAAGCGGCTTTACTGGTGAGAGCCCGCCCTGGCAGAGCAGTTCAAAACA GCTGCGTGGATGAGAAGAGGCAATGCCCATCATGGGCCCAGCAGGGATTCTGTACACGCCAGCGAGACTTCATGAAACGGCACTGTCCTAGGATCTGCAACGCCTGCTTTG AGCACCCTTCTAcatccacctcctcttcttcacctGCCCGGCCTTCTCTCACTCAGTTAAGGTTCATCTCTAAGGGCAGAGTCATCACCTTCCGTTGTGGACTGAGCTCTTCCACATCGGACTTGCGCATCAG CTGGTATAAAGACGGGGAGCCCCTTTCCCGCTCCCTCCCGGGCTTCGAGCTGCTTCCCAGCCAGGACTTGCGCGTCATCGCGACGGAGTTCAGCGAAGGGCGCTACGCCTGCTTGATCCGCCGTGGGGGCAGGACTCTCCGGGTTAACTCCTGGCAGGTGAAGCTTAAAGGGAAGGCGCCCTTGATAGGGCTGGGAAAGGAGGCCGGCGCAGCACATTGA